One Mycolicibacter sp. MU0083 DNA window includes the following coding sequences:
- a CDS encoding pyruvate carboxylase, whose translation MISKVLVANRGEIAVRAFRAACELGVGTVAVYPYEDRNSLHRLKADESYQIGDEGHPVRAYLSVDEIVGTAVRCGADAVYPGYGFLSENPQLAQACADAGITFVGPSAAVLALTGNKSRAVAAAREAGLPVLSSSEPSASVPELLAAADRMTFPLFVKAVAGGGGRGMRRVADIDALAEAIEAASREADSAFGDPTVYLEQAVLNPRHIEVQILADTHGNVIHLYERDCSVQRRHQKVVELAPAPNLDSALRAKICADAVAFARHIGYTCAGTVEFLLDERGHHVFIEMNPRIQVEHTVTEEITDVDLVSSQLRIAAGESLADLGLSQDSIEVHGAALQCRITTEDPANGFRPDTGKITAYRSPGGAGIRLDGGTNLGAEISAHFDSMLVKLTCRGRDFPTAVNRARRAIAEFRIRGVATNISFLQAVLDDPDFSAGRITTSFIDERPQLLTARSSADRGTKILNYLADITVNSPHGTRPTTVYPRDKLPEVDFSVPPPAGSKQRLTELGPEGFARWLRESPGLRITDTTFRDAHQSLLATRVRTSGLVKVAPYVAHTMPELLSVECWGGATYDVALRFLKEDPWERLAALREALPNICLQMLLRGRNTVGYTPYPESVTSAFVEEAAATGIDIFRIFDALNNVDSMLPAIDAVRETGGAVAEVAMCYTGNLTSPAENLYTLDYYLRLAEQIVDAGAHVLAIKDMAGLLRPAAATTLVSALRSRFDLPIHVHTHDTAGGQLASYAAAWQAGADAVDGAAAPLAGTTSQPALSSIIAAAAQTDYDTGISLDAVGDLEPYWEALRKVYAPFESGLAAPTGRVYHHEIPGGQLSNLHQQAKALGLADRFEDVEANYADADAVLGRLIKVTPSSKVVGDLALALVGAGVSAQEFAADPSRVDIPDSVIGFLRGELGDPAGGWPEPLRTKALAGRGSAREMQQLSADDEAVLARPGPERRARLNHLLFPGPTKEFEIHRELYGDLSRLSANQFFYGLRQGEEHRVRLERGVELLIGLQAISEPDERGVRTVMCIINGQLRPVEVRDRSIASDVPVAEKADRTKPGHVAAPFAGVVTVGVAEGDRVTAGQTVATIEAMKMEAAITAPTDGTVARVAVAATAQVEGGDLLVVLN comes from the coding sequence GTGATCTCCAAAGTGTTGGTGGCGAACCGCGGGGAGATCGCTGTCCGTGCGTTCCGGGCCGCCTGCGAACTCGGGGTGGGCACCGTCGCCGTCTACCCGTACGAGGACCGAAATTCGCTGCACCGGCTCAAGGCCGACGAGTCTTATCAGATCGGTGACGAAGGCCATCCGGTGCGCGCCTACCTGTCGGTGGACGAGATCGTCGGGACAGCGGTGCGATGCGGGGCCGACGCGGTCTACCCGGGCTACGGCTTCTTGTCCGAGAATCCACAACTGGCGCAGGCGTGCGCGGACGCGGGAATCACCTTCGTAGGCCCCAGCGCGGCCGTGTTGGCCCTGACCGGCAACAAGTCCCGTGCCGTGGCGGCCGCACGCGAGGCCGGACTGCCGGTGCTGTCGTCGTCGGAGCCGTCGGCATCGGTGCCCGAACTGCTCGCCGCGGCGGACCGGATGACCTTCCCGCTGTTCGTCAAGGCCGTCGCCGGCGGCGGCGGGCGGGGAATGCGCCGGGTCGCCGACATCGACGCGCTGGCCGAAGCGATCGAGGCCGCCAGTCGTGAAGCGGATTCGGCGTTCGGCGACCCCACGGTCTACCTCGAGCAGGCCGTGCTCAATCCGCGCCACATCGAGGTGCAGATCCTGGCCGACACCCACGGCAACGTGATCCACCTCTACGAGCGTGACTGCAGCGTGCAGCGTCGCCATCAGAAGGTCGTCGAACTGGCACCGGCGCCCAACCTGGACTCGGCGTTGCGGGCGAAGATCTGCGCCGACGCGGTCGCGTTCGCACGGCACATCGGTTACACCTGCGCCGGCACCGTGGAGTTCCTGCTCGACGAACGCGGCCACCACGTATTCATCGAGATGAACCCGCGTATCCAGGTGGAGCACACCGTCACCGAGGAGATCACCGACGTCGACCTGGTGTCGTCGCAGTTGCGGATCGCGGCCGGGGAATCGCTGGCGGATCTGGGCCTGTCCCAGGACTCGATCGAGGTGCACGGTGCCGCGCTGCAGTGCCGGATCACCACCGAGGACCCGGCCAACGGATTCCGGCCCGACACCGGCAAGATCACCGCATACCGCAGCCCCGGCGGGGCCGGGATCCGGCTCGACGGCGGCACCAACCTGGGGGCGGAGATCAGTGCCCATTTCGACTCGATGCTGGTCAAGCTGACCTGCCGGGGCCGGGATTTCCCCACCGCGGTCAATCGCGCGCGCCGCGCCATCGCGGAGTTCCGGATCCGCGGGGTGGCCACCAACATCTCGTTCCTGCAGGCCGTGCTCGACGACCCGGATTTCTCCGCCGGCCGCATCACCACGTCGTTCATCGACGAGCGTCCGCAGCTGCTGACCGCACGTTCCTCGGCCGACCGGGGCACCAAGATCTTGAACTACCTGGCCGACATCACCGTCAACAGCCCGCACGGCACCCGGCCGACCACGGTGTACCCGCGGGACAAGCTGCCCGAGGTGGACTTCTCGGTCCCGCCACCGGCCGGATCCAAGCAGCGCCTGACCGAACTCGGTCCGGAGGGTTTTGCCCGCTGGCTGCGGGAATCGCCGGGCCTGCGAATCACCGACACCACCTTCCGTGACGCCCACCAGTCCCTGCTGGCCACCCGGGTGCGTACCAGCGGCCTGGTGAAGGTGGCGCCGTATGTGGCCCACACCATGCCGGAACTGCTGTCGGTGGAATGCTGGGGCGGGGCGACTTACGATGTGGCACTGCGGTTTTTGAAGGAAGATCCCTGGGAGCGGCTGGCCGCGCTGCGCGAAGCGCTGCCGAACATCTGCCTGCAGATGCTGCTGCGGGGTCGCAACACCGTCGGCTACACCCCCTATCCGGAGTCGGTCACCTCGGCGTTCGTGGAAGAGGCCGCGGCAACCGGCATCGACATCTTCCGGATCTTCGACGCGCTCAACAACGTCGACTCGATGCTGCCCGCCATCGACGCGGTCCGCGAAACCGGTGGCGCGGTAGCCGAAGTCGCCATGTGTTACACCGGGAATCTGACCAGCCCGGCGGAGAACCTCTACACCCTGGACTACTATCTGCGGCTCGCCGAGCAGATCGTGGACGCCGGCGCGCATGTGCTGGCCATCAAGGACATGGCCGGGCTGCTGCGGCCGGCGGCGGCCACCACGTTGGTGAGCGCGCTGCGTAGCCGCTTCGACCTGCCGATCCACGTGCACACCCACGACACCGCCGGCGGACAGTTGGCCAGCTACGCGGCGGCCTGGCAGGCCGGGGCGGATGCCGTCGACGGCGCCGCCGCACCCCTGGCCGGCACCACCAGCCAGCCGGCCCTGAGCTCGATCATCGCGGCGGCCGCCCAGACCGATTACGACACCGGGATATCACTGGATGCCGTCGGCGACCTGGAACCCTACTGGGAGGCGTTGCGAAAGGTGTACGCGCCGTTCGAATCCGGGCTCGCCGCGCCGACCGGGCGGGTGTATCACCATGAGATTCCCGGTGGGCAACTGTCCAACCTGCACCAGCAGGCCAAGGCGCTCGGTCTGGCCGACCGGTTCGAGGACGTCGAGGCCAACTATGCCGACGCGGATGCCGTCCTGGGCCGGCTGATCAAGGTCACACCGAGTTCGAAGGTGGTCGGGGATCTGGCACTGGCGCTGGTCGGTGCGGGGGTCAGCGCGCAGGAGTTCGCCGCCGACCCGTCCCGTGTCGACATCCCGGATTCGGTGATCGGTTTCCTGCGCGGCGAACTGGGTGACCCGGCCGGTGGTTGGCCGGAGCCGCTGCGCACCAAGGCGTTGGCCGGCCGCGGGTCGGCTCGCGAGATGCAGCAGCTGTCGGCCGACGACGAGGCCGTGCTGGCACGGCCCGGACCGGAACGTCGGGCCCGCTTGAACCATCTCTTGTTCCCCGGCCCGACAAAGGAATTCGAAATCCATCGCGAGCTCTACGGTGACCTCTCTCGACTGTCGGCCAACCAGTTCTTCTACGGTCTGCGCCAAGGCGAGGAACACCGCGTCAGGCTCGAGCGCGGAGTCGAACTGCTCATCGGCCTGCAGGCCATCTCGGAGCCGGACGAGCGCGGCGTGCGCACCGTGATGTGCATCATCAACGGTCAGTTGCGTCCGGTGGAGGTGCGCGACCGCAGCATCGCCAGCGACGTACCGGTGGCCGAGAAGGCCGACCGCACCAAGCCCGGTCACGTCGCCGCGCCGTTCGCCGGCGTGGTCACCGTCGGGGTGGCCGAGGGCGATCGGGTGACCGCCGGGCAGACCGTCGCCACCATCGAGGCGATGAAGATGGAGGCCGCCATCACCGCACCGACCGACGGCACGGTGGCCCGGGTGGCCGTCGCCGCCACCGCGCAGGTCGAGGGCGGCGACCTGCTGGTGGTGTTGAACTGA
- a CDS encoding vitamin K epoxide reductase family protein, with protein sequence MTVADEAVAPPARAVPVSASRSWAILVGGLIGLGASVTLTVEKIQLLLDSGYVPSCNLNPVLSCGSVMVTPQASVFGFPNPLMGIVAFTVVVVTGVLAVADVALPRWYWGGLAIGTAAGAGFVHWLIFQSLYRIGALCPYCMVVWAVTLCLLVIFAALAFEPADIHKNLQHLHRWRWTLAALWFIALFLLIFIRFQDYWITLL encoded by the coding sequence GTGACCGTCGCCGACGAGGCGGTCGCACCGCCGGCCCGGGCGGTGCCGGTATCGGCATCGCGGTCCTGGGCGATCCTGGTCGGCGGACTGATCGGGCTGGGCGCGTCGGTCACGCTGACCGTCGAGAAGATCCAGCTGCTGCTCGACTCCGGGTACGTGCCCTCCTGCAACCTCAACCCGGTGCTGTCCTGCGGGTCGGTGATGGTGACCCCTCAGGCTTCGGTGTTCGGTTTCCCCAACCCGCTGATGGGGATCGTCGCGTTCACCGTCGTGGTCGTCACCGGGGTGCTGGCCGTCGCCGATGTCGCACTGCCGCGGTGGTATTGGGGCGGTCTGGCGATCGGCACCGCGGCCGGGGCGGGCTTCGTGCACTGGCTGATCTTCCAGAGTCTGTACCGGATCGGCGCACTGTGCCCGTACTGCATGGTGGTCTGGGCGGTGACGCTGTGCCTGCTGGTGATCTTCGCAGCACTGGCATTCGAGCCCGCAGATATACACAAGAATTTGCAGCATTTGCACCGCTGGCGGTGGACGTTGGCTGCGTTATGGTTTATTGCGCTATTCCTGTTGATATTCATTCGGTTTCAGGATTACTGGATAACGCTGTTGTAG
- a CDS encoding DsbA family protein: MASKPKRPGSSGLRAGDNKRNLATQIGLVAIVVVFAVGLLGWIVWNGKHGKVAADAGEGIRVTSSKLVTKDGTDEPKAVVTFYEDFLCPACGNLERAFGPTVSRLIDSGAIAADYHMVAIVSGRDDYSKRAGAAAYCVADESNDAFRRFHTALYTKELQPDEMDLSFPDNARLIELARQAGAGGTVPACINSGKYLKMVGGMVAASGIHGTPTLRINGEDYTPSTPEALVAKIREIVGDVPGMDAPAQGS; encoded by the coding sequence GTGGCCAGCAAACCCAAACGCCCCGGTTCCTCCGGCTTGAGGGCCGGCGACAACAAACGCAACCTCGCCACGCAGATCGGCCTCGTGGCGATCGTGGTGGTCTTCGCGGTCGGATTGCTGGGCTGGATCGTCTGGAACGGCAAGCACGGCAAGGTGGCCGCCGACGCCGGCGAGGGCATCCGGGTGACGTCGAGCAAGCTGGTCACCAAGGACGGCACCGACGAACCCAAGGCCGTCGTCACGTTCTACGAGGACTTCCTCTGCCCGGCGTGCGGCAACCTGGAGCGCGCGTTCGGGCCGACGGTGTCGCGCCTGATCGACAGCGGGGCGATCGCCGCCGACTACCACATGGTCGCGATCGTCTCCGGCCGCGATGACTACTCGAAGCGGGCCGGTGCGGCGGCCTACTGCGTCGCCGACGAGAGCAACGACGCCTTCCGACGGTTCCACACCGCGCTCTACACCAAGGAACTGCAGCCCGACGAGATGGACCTCAGCTTCCCCGACAACGCACGCCTGATCGAGCTGGCCCGCCAGGCCGGTGCCGGAGGCACCGTTCCGGCCTGCATCAACAGCGGCAAGTACCTCAAGATGGTCGGCGGCATGGTCGCGGCCAGCGGCATCCACGGCACGCCCACCCTGCGCATCAACGGTGAGGACTACACCCCGTCGACTCCGGAGGCCCTGGTGGCGAAGATCCGTGAGATCGTCGGCGACGTTCCGGGGATGGACGCTCCGGCGCAGGGGTCGTGA
- a CDS encoding alpha/beta hydrolase, whose translation MSGSLPGGAGSSARAQWAGRLQNTALTVGMKAMPMLPIGVQRLLTGGRGISIEGNTLDPTLRLSLAGQQAMGIDGLVTGDDAVASRAQLLRLMAGLSGPDIHVETRDLTLPGPAGDLGARLYRPAGSGDSARPVLVFYHGGGFVVGDLETHDAVCRLTCRDADIAVLSIDYRLAPEHPAPAALDDAYAAFRWACDHAAELGGIPGRVAVGGDSAGGNLAAAVALRARDDGGPAPILQWLIYPVTDQAAETRSRTLFADGFLLTKHDMDWFSDQYVGRSELEPTDPRVSPLRAADLSELPPAVVAIAGFDPLRDEGEQFAVALRQAGVVVDLRRMRSLTHGFINLFPLGGGCATATTELISALRAHLSRS comes from the coding sequence ATGTCCGGAAGTCTGCCAGGTGGCGCGGGTTCCAGCGCACGGGCGCAGTGGGCCGGCCGACTGCAGAACACCGCCCTGACCGTCGGGATGAAGGCCATGCCGATGCTGCCGATCGGCGTGCAACGACTGCTGACCGGTGGCCGGGGGATAAGCATCGAGGGCAACACCTTGGATCCGACGCTGCGCCTGTCGCTGGCCGGGCAGCAGGCCATGGGCATCGACGGCCTGGTGACCGGCGACGACGCCGTCGCGTCCCGGGCACAACTGCTGCGGCTGATGGCCGGTCTCAGCGGTCCCGACATCCACGTCGAAACCCGCGACCTGACGCTGCCCGGCCCGGCCGGTGACCTCGGTGCCCGGCTCTACCGACCGGCCGGATCGGGCGATTCGGCCCGGCCGGTGCTGGTCTTCTATCACGGTGGGGGATTCGTGGTCGGTGACCTGGAGACCCATGACGCGGTGTGCCGGCTCACCTGCCGCGACGCCGACATCGCGGTGCTGTCGATCGACTACCGGCTGGCGCCCGAGCATCCCGCCCCGGCCGCGCTGGACGACGCCTACGCGGCGTTTCGCTGGGCCTGCGACCACGCCGCCGAACTGGGCGGCATTCCCGGCCGGGTCGCGGTCGGCGGCGACAGTGCGGGCGGCAATCTGGCGGCCGCGGTGGCGCTGCGGGCGCGCGACGACGGCGGCCCGGCGCCGATTCTGCAATGGCTGATCTACCCGGTGACCGACCAGGCCGCCGAGACCCGCTCCCGCACCCTGTTCGCGGACGGCTTCCTGCTGACCAAACACGACATGGACTGGTTCAGCGACCAGTACGTGGGCCGCTCCGAGCTCGAGCCGACCGATCCCCGGGTCTCGCCGCTGCGGGCCGCCGACCTGTCCGAATTGCCCCCCGCGGTGGTCGCGATCGCGGGATTCGACCCACTGCGCGACGAAGGCGAACAGTTCGCCGTGGCGTTGCGGCAGGCCGGCGTCGTCGTCGACCTGCGACGCATGCGGTCGCTGACCCACGGGTTCATCAACCTGTTCCCGCTCGGCGGTGGTTGCGCCACCGCGACCACCGAGTTGATCTCGGCGCTTCGGGCCCATCTCAGCCGCAGCTGA
- a CDS encoding aldo/keto reductase: protein MAAEDDLRSVTLNDGNSIPRLGFGVYKISPADAERAVGTALEAGYRHIDTAALYGNEREVGRAVTASGLPRREVYVVTKVWNADQGYDSTLTAFEASMDRLGLDYLDLYLIHWPLPARGKFVETFRALAHLRDQGRIRSIGVSNFAPEHLEVLIDSTGIVPVVNQVELHPRFSQAELRAVHARLGIATEAWAPLGQGSLLAHPSVAEVARRCGKTPAQVLIRWHIQLGNIVIPKSVHPERIVGNFEVFDFELGASEMSAISSLDDGARLGPDPRVFDYTGR, encoded by the coding sequence ATGGCTGCTGAAGACGACTTACGCTCGGTCACGCTCAACGACGGTAATTCCATCCCTCGCCTCGGTTTCGGGGTTTACAAGATTTCGCCCGCCGACGCCGAACGGGCGGTGGGCACCGCACTCGAGGCCGGCTATCGGCACATCGACACCGCTGCGCTGTACGGCAACGAGCGCGAGGTGGGCCGGGCCGTCACGGCGTCGGGACTGCCGCGCCGGGAAGTCTATGTGGTCACCAAGGTGTGGAACGCCGACCAGGGCTACGACTCCACCCTGACGGCGTTCGAGGCGAGCATGGACCGCCTCGGCCTGGATTATCTGGACCTTTACCTGATCCATTGGCCGCTGCCGGCCCGGGGCAAGTTCGTCGAGACCTTCCGGGCGCTGGCCCACCTGCGTGACCAGGGCCGGATCCGGTCGATCGGGGTGAGCAACTTCGCGCCCGAGCACCTCGAGGTCCTCATCGACTCGACCGGGATCGTGCCGGTGGTCAACCAGGTCGAACTGCACCCCCGGTTCAGCCAGGCCGAACTGCGTGCGGTGCACGCCCGCCTGGGGATCGCCACCGAGGCGTGGGCCCCACTGGGACAGGGTTCGCTGCTGGCACATCCGAGTGTCGCCGAGGTCGCGCGGCGCTGCGGCAAGACGCCGGCGCAGGTGTTGATTAGGTGGCATATCCAATTGGGTAATATCGTGATACCGAAATCGGTGCACCCGGAGCGCATCGTCGGCAACTTCGAGGTCTTCGACTTCGAACTCGGTGCATCGGAGATGTCCGCGATATCCTCGCTCGACGACGGCGCCCGATTGGGTCCGGATCCACGAGTATTCGATTACACAGGTAGGTGA
- a CDS encoding aldo/keto reductase produces the protein MTSGTAIPTITLNDERTMPTLGIGVAELSEAETERAVATALELGCRLIDTAKVYGNEAAVGRAIAASGIPRDEVFVTTKLANADQGLTAAIEACQASLERLGMDYVDLYLVHWPAPSLGMYVDSFGGLIQLREQGLARSIGVCNFTAEHLDDVIDLAFETPSVNQIELHPLLNQAELRAANAERGIVTQAYSPLAVGRLLDHPTVTSIAGEYGKTPAQVLIRWSLQLGNVVIPRSAQPERIAANLDVFGFELADEHMAGLNGLNDGTRVREDPLTYAGI, from the coding sequence ATGACGTCGGGCACTGCGATCCCCACCATCACCCTCAACGACGAGCGGACGATGCCGACTCTGGGCATCGGGGTGGCTGAGCTGTCAGAGGCCGAGACCGAGCGGGCGGTCGCGACCGCCCTCGAGTTGGGCTGCCGGTTGATCGACACCGCCAAGGTGTACGGCAACGAGGCCGCGGTGGGACGGGCGATCGCCGCGTCGGGCATCCCGCGTGACGAGGTGTTCGTCACCACCAAGCTGGCCAACGCCGACCAGGGGCTCACCGCGGCCATCGAGGCCTGCCAGGCCAGCCTGGAGCGGCTCGGCATGGACTACGTGGACCTGTACCTGGTGCACTGGCCCGCCCCCTCGCTGGGCATGTACGTCGACAGCTTCGGCGGGCTGATCCAGCTGCGTGAGCAGGGCCTGGCCCGCTCGATCGGGGTGTGCAACTTCACCGCCGAGCACCTCGACGACGTGATCGACCTGGCGTTCGAGACGCCGTCGGTCAACCAGATCGAGCTGCATCCGCTGCTCAACCAGGCCGAACTGCGCGCGGCCAACGCCGAACGCGGCATCGTCACCCAGGCGTACAGTCCGCTGGCGGTGGGTCGGCTGCTCGACCACCCGACGGTGACCTCGATCGCCGGGGAGTACGGCAAGACCCCGGCCCAGGTGCTGATCCGGTGGAGCCTGCAGCTGGGCAACGTGGTGATCCCGCGCTCGGCCCAGCCGGAGCGCATCGCGGCCAACCTCGACGTGTTCGGGTTCGAGTTGGCCGACGAGCACATGGCCGGCCTCAACGGGCTCAACGACGGCACCCGGGTGCGCGAAGACCCGCTGACCTACGCCGGTATCTGA
- a CDS encoding HNH endonuclease family protein: MSVNRKTLLWLAVAAVLAVIVAYQTVSSVGHRSRALAAQAGMPTVVPGTDVLAGITVVPTRTHRYDYRRQAFGDAWDDDNDAPGGHNGCDTRNDILNRDLVDITHVSTKRCPDAVATGTLHDPYTNAVVAFTRGAKIGEAVQIDHIVPLAYAWDMGASAWPYRQRLRFANDPANLLAVAGQGNQDKGDAGPGQWMPPNTAFACQYAIAYIEVLRGYALRVDQASADVLRGAAATCPAG, from the coding sequence ATGAGCGTGAACCGCAAGACCCTGCTCTGGCTGGCGGTGGCGGCGGTGCTCGCCGTGATCGTCGCCTATCAGACGGTCTCCTCGGTCGGTCATCGCAGCCGTGCGCTGGCCGCCCAGGCCGGGATGCCCACCGTGGTCCCCGGCACCGATGTCCTGGCCGGCATCACGGTGGTTCCGACCCGCACCCACCGCTACGACTACCGGCGGCAGGCGTTCGGCGACGCCTGGGACGACGACAACGACGCGCCGGGCGGCCACAACGGCTGCGACACCCGCAACGACATCCTCAATCGCGATCTCGTCGACATCACCCATGTGTCGACCAAACGCTGTCCCGACGCGGTGGCCACCGGCACCCTGCACGATCCCTACACCAACGCCGTCGTCGCCTTCACCCGCGGCGCCAAGATCGGCGAGGCGGTGCAGATCGACCACATCGTGCCGCTCGCCTACGCATGGGACATGGGCGCCTCGGCCTGGCCGTATCGCCAGCGCCTGCGCTTCGCCAACGATCCGGCCAATCTGCTGGCGGTCGCCGGGCAGGGCAACCAGGACAAGGGCGATGCGGGCCCGGGACAGTGGATGCCGCCGAACACCGCCTTCGCCTGCCAGTACGCCATCGCCTACATCGAGGTGCTTCGCGGCTACGCGTTGCGCGTCGATCAGGCGTCGGCCGACGTGCTACGCGGGGCCGCGGCGACCTGTCCGGCCGGCTAG
- the recG gene encoding ATP-dependent DNA helicase RecG → MATLRDRLDYVLGSDAAVKLDESFGIRTVDDLLRHYPRTYVEGATKRGVDDAQALEGEHITLVDTIATAVAKPMKSQPGRKPNVYLVITLGSGQKAVSATFFNARGLQYKLIPGTRVMLSGEVGYYRRKLQLTHPDFLILDAPDKDNFGSDSLRNIADASQRISGQVLQSEFERACYPIYPASTKMQSWDIFACVRQVLELLDPVPEPLPAELLAERGLIGEDEALRAIHLAESPAQRQRARERLTFDEALGLQWALAERRNGELSQSGPAAPVRSDGLFAEMLARLPFELTGGQREVLDVLHAELAATRPMNRMLQGEVGSGKTVVALLAMLQMVDAGYQCALLAPTEVLAAQHARSIRDMLGPLALGGRLGGTDDATAVALLTGSMSASAKKQVRAEITSGTAGIVVGTHALLQDAVAFHNLGMVVVDEQHRFGVEQRDQLRAKAPEGLTPHLLVMTATPIPRTVALTFYGDLETSTLRELPRGRQPISSTVIFEKSKPDWLRRGLQRIREEVAAGRQAYVVAPRIDENDQPASPKDQEQHNVQPSATAVDLYRRLGSGALAGLRLGLMHGRLSADEKDAVMSAFRSGEVDVLVCTTVIEVGVDVPNATVMLVADADRFGISQLHQLRGRIGRGRHPSLCLLVTAAGERSKAAKRLNAVAGTLDGFVLADLDLRERGEGDVLGRNQSGWRGGLKLLSLADHGEVIEAAKDWCDKAWVANPDDPGLAMLAAQFTDIDYLDKA, encoded by the coding sequence ATGGCCACGTTGCGCGACCGGCTGGACTACGTCCTCGGCTCGGACGCCGCGGTCAAGCTCGACGAGTCCTTCGGTATCCGTACCGTCGACGACCTGCTGCGACACTACCCACGCACCTACGTCGAGGGGGCGACCAAACGCGGCGTCGACGACGCCCAAGCCCTCGAGGGCGAGCACATCACCCTGGTCGACACCATCGCCACGGCCGTCGCCAAACCGATGAAATCGCAGCCCGGCCGCAAACCCAACGTCTACCTGGTGATCACCCTCGGCAGCGGCCAGAAAGCGGTCAGTGCAACCTTCTTCAACGCCCGCGGCCTGCAGTACAAACTCATCCCCGGGACTCGGGTGATGCTGTCCGGGGAAGTCGGCTACTACCGGCGCAAGCTCCAGCTGACCCACCCGGATTTCCTCATCCTGGATGCCCCGGACAAGGACAACTTCGGCAGCGACTCGCTGCGCAACATCGCCGACGCCTCCCAGCGGATCAGCGGGCAGGTGCTGCAATCGGAGTTCGAACGGGCCTGCTATCCGATCTACCCGGCCAGCACCAAAATGCAGAGTTGGGACATCTTCGCCTGTGTCCGCCAGGTTCTCGAGCTGCTGGATCCGGTACCCGAACCGTTGCCGGCGGAACTGCTGGCCGAGCGTGGCCTGATCGGCGAGGACGAGGCACTGCGTGCCATCCACCTGGCCGAGAGCCCCGCGCAGCGGCAGCGGGCCCGGGAACGACTGACCTTCGACGAGGCGCTCGGGCTGCAGTGGGCGCTGGCCGAACGCCGCAACGGTGAACTGTCCCAATCCGGTCCTGCGGCGCCGGTGCGTTCCGACGGACTGTTCGCGGAGATGCTCGCGCGGTTGCCGTTCGAGCTGACCGGGGGGCAGCGTGAGGTGCTCGACGTGCTGCACGCCGAACTGGCCGCAACCCGGCCGATGAACCGGATGTTGCAGGGCGAGGTCGGCTCCGGAAAGACCGTTGTGGCATTGCTGGCGATGCTGCAGATGGTCGACGCCGGCTACCAGTGCGCCCTGCTCGCCCCCACCGAAGTGCTTGCCGCCCAACATGCTCGGTCGATCCGCGACATGCTCGGTCCGCTGGCGCTGGGGGGCCGGCTCGGCGGAACCGACGACGCCACCGCGGTGGCGTTGCTCACCGGTTCGATGTCGGCATCGGCCAAGAAGCAGGTGCGAGCCGAGATCACCAGCGGCACAGCAGGAATCGTGGTCGGTACCCACGCCCTGCTGCAGGACGCCGTGGCGTTCCACAACCTCGGCATGGTCGTCGTCGACGAACAGCACCGGTTCGGCGTGGAACAACGGGATCAGTTGCGTGCCAAAGCCCCCGAGGGGTTGACCCCGCACCTACTGGTGATGACCGCCACGCCCATCCCGCGGACCGTAGCGCTGACCTTCTACGGTGATCTGGAGACGTCCACGCTGCGCGAACTCCCGCGGGGACGCCAGCCGATCAGCTCCACGGTGATCTTCGAGAAGAGCAAACCCGACTGGCTGCGACGGGGTCTGCAGCGCATCCGAGAGGAGGTCGCCGCCGGCCGGCAGGCCTACGTGGTGGCGCCGCGCATCGACGAGAACGACCAACCGGCATCGCCGAAAGATCAAGAGCAGCACAACGTCCAGCCGTCGGCGACGGCGGTGGATCTCTACCGGCGGCTGGGCTCGGGGGCACTGGCCGGATTGCGGCTCGGTCTGATGCACGGCCGGCTGTCCGCCGACGAGAAGGACGCGGTGATGAGCGCCTTCCGGTCGGGGGAGGTGGACGTACTGGTGTGCACCACGGTGATCGAGGTCGGTGTCGACGTCCCGAACGCCACGGTGATGTTGGTGGCCGACGCCGATCGTTTCGGTATCAGCCAGTTGCACCAGCTACGCGGCCGGATCGGCCGCGGTCGACATCCCAGCCTGTGCCTGCTGGTGACCGCCGCCGGAGAACGGTCCAAAGCCGCGAAGCGGCTCAACGCGGTGGCCGGGACGCTGGACGGATTCGTGCTCGCGGACTTGGACCTGCGTGAGCGCGGTGAGGGGGATGTGTTGGGCCGCAATCAATCCGGATGGCGAGGTGGCCTGAAACTACTGTCGCTGGCCGACCACGGCGAGGTGATCGAGGCAGCCAAAGACTGGTGCGACAAGGCCTGGGTGGCCAACCCGGACGATCCCGGGCTGGCGATGCTTGCCGCGCAGTTCACCGATATCGACTACCTGGACAAAGCATGA